TGCATGTACAGGAGATCATGCTACAGAGACTCGGCGTTCCTATCACCGTCGCCGAGGATATACTAGCGCCGAGAATTAAAGAAGTCCAGAGAGGCGTGCATCCACAGAATTTCAACCAAACAGTGGACGCATGCAACCTTCTCGGCATACCATTCATGTGTATACATTCGCCGACGGACAACCTTGTTCAGAAATATCTCCAGACGATCATGGACGAAAAGAAACCTGAAAGAGTCAAAGATGTTGTTGACATTCTCTGCGAAATCCCTGAGTTCGATTTCGCGATGAGACACCATGCTGGACCAGAAATCTTCGTAGGAGATAAGAACAGAAGAGCCGGTAAAATCGCGGTCAAGATGACTGGCGGAACGTCAGGTCCAAAAGAAATGTATGAACAGCTGGTGCAGGCAGGTGTTGGGACAGTCGTTTGCATGCACGTACCGGAAAACCACATCGAGGAAGCGAAGAAATATCACATTAATCTCGTGATTTCCGGCCATATGGCATCAGATTCTCTCGGAATGAATCTTCTTGCAGACAAGCTTGAAGAAAGAGGTCTCTCAATAAAACCATTCTCAGGATATATTAGGGTGAAAAGAAATTGACGGCATTCGTGCAACAGGAACGGCGGTCGAAGATTTTCAAGGACATTTCGAAGCTTTCATTCGATTATGTTCCAGATAAGCTCATCCATAGAGAGAGCCAAATGCAGAAGCTCTGGATGCTTTTCAGACCCGTACTTGAAAAAGGCATCGCGCAAAGCGCTCTGCTGATCGGAAGTGTTGGCACTGGAAAAACCGCCGCTTCGAAGCGATTCTGTCTTGATTTCGCAAAGGTCGCACAGGAATCTGGTCGTGCGGTCGATTTTATCGTTGTTAACTGCCGCCAGCGCAACACAGAGGCAAGCGTCGTTCTGAGACTTGTCTCGCATTTCGATGAGGGTTATCCCGATCGAGGGATGTCCCTTTCCGAAATGCTTGCGTCATTGAAAAAGCACCTCGAGAAAAGAAAACTTCACTTCATTGTCGTTCTTGACGAAGTTGACGTTCTGCTAAGAAGAGGTGCTGGAGATCTCATTTACCAGCTTTCCAGATTTGACGAGGAAAAGGTCGGAGGGCGTGCATCTCTTTCGCTCATCCTCATCTCTCAGAAATACGTACTTGATCTCCTCGATCTGTCATCAATTTCCACCTTCCGGAGGGCAAATGTCATCACGTTCGGCAAATACACCCGCGACGAATTGAAGGATATCACAAGCGACAGAGTTGCACTTGCTTTCTATCCAGGAAGTGTGCGCGAGGATGCGATTGATCTGATCGCCGATATCGCTGCTGACTGGGGAGATGCACGATTTGCCATTGAGCTGCTCGAGCGATCAGGCATGATTGCGGAGGAGGAGGGTTCTACGGTTGTCTCGCCGGAGCACGTGAGGGCGGCAAAGGCCTTCACGTACAGCATCGTCACCGAATCAAAAATTGAAGAGCTCGATAGACAAAAAAAGATCGTGTTGCTTGGAATTTGCAGAGCACTCAAAGACCAGGCCTATGTAACAACTGGTGAAGCAGAAAGAGCATATTGCATCGCCGCGGAGGAATATGGTGAAAAGCCACGTGGCCATACACAATTCTGGTCATATTTGCAAGATCTTTCAAATGAAGGCATCATCGAAACAAAGGTCTCCACGGATGCATCCGGTGGAAGAACGACTTTTATTTCCTTACCAGACATTCCTGCGAAAGTGCTGAGGCAGAAGCTTGAGGAAATTCTTCGATCATAGAATTCCGATGTAGACAGTTGTCTGTTTTTTTCGCATAGTCGTGTTCTCAATTCCCATTCATCGCATTCTCATGAAAGAATGAGAATTAATCAATGAGAATTGCATTTCCTTTCTGATCAAATTGAGGAGTGTAATTGTCATGTTGGAGGAGCTCACGGAGCTATTGAAAACGCCCGGAGTATCTGGTTTTGAATTCCCGATAAGAGAGATGATCAGGAAGAAAGTAGATCCACTCGCTAAAACACGAGTCGATGAAATTGGCAATCTGTACGCAACGATTGGGAACGGCGATCGTCATCTGCTCCTCGTTGCTCACATGGATGAGCTCGGGATGGTTGTGTCAAAGATCGAGGAAAGCGGTTTCCTTCGTTTCAGGAAGATTGGAGGGATTGATGATCGATCGCTACTTGGAAGAACGGTCACAATATACACAGCGAAGGGAGAGATGAAAGGTGTCATCGGAATGCTTCCTCCCCACCTCATGAAAGACCCATCCGCGGAGATGAAGGAAGTCCCAGCCGCTGAAGAAATGATTATCGATATCGGTTGCACTTCAAAAAAGGAGGCGGAGGAAATCGGTATATCCGTTATGGACCCAATCGTTTTCGAAAAGAATATCACAAAGTTAGGAGAGCGGATCGTGAGTGCACGCAGTCTCGACAATCGATCAGGATGTCTTGCGCTCATCGAATTGCTACGACGTTTACACAAAAAAAGGATCGATTTACGTGTGACGTTCGTCTGGAGTGTTCAGGAAGAGATCGGATTGAGAGGCGTTCGAGTCGCAGCGCTCAAAGAGATGCCAGATTACGTGATTGCCGTTGACACCTGTTCTGCAACAGACTTCCCCGGCACACCTGAATACCTTGACAAGATCTCATTAGGCGGAGGTCCCGTCGTCAGATACATCGACAACAAGTCTATTGCCTCTCCCGCCTTTGTCAACCTCATCAGAAGAATTGCCGCATCTAATGGATTGCCGCTCCAGCTGGGGATAAGCGGAGGAAGTACTGATGGTGCCGCCGCCCAAGAATTCGGTTCGATGATGGTTCCTCTCTGCATACCTGTAAGATATACGCATTCCACTGTCGAATGCATACATCTCGACGATTTGAAGAATCTTATCCTCCTCCTCGAAAAGACGATCGATGATCTGGAAAAGAAGGAAAAAGGTGTTATTTCATGAAAAATGAAATATTAGCCATGCTTCTGGATCTTTTGGCAATCAGAAGCGATATGCATGCTGACAAAAGCATCATTGTGAATTATGTTAAGAAAATGCTCGAAGAAATTGGGTTTGCAGTTACAATTGTGGGAGATCAATCGTATCCAGCTCTCGTCGCATCAAAAGGCAGAGGAGGCGTCGCCTTCTCAGGACATCTAGATACAGTTCCTATCGGAGATGGATGGACGAGGAAACAAGGGGAAATCGACGGCGATAGGGTTTACGGAAGAGGTACTACGGACATGAAAGGCGCGATCGCGTCGATGCTGTTCGCCGCCCGCGATCTCGCAGAAGAGGACGTCCCTTGTACTCTTCTCCTTACCACGGATGAGGAGGAGAGGATGCTGGGAGCTTTAAAGCTCAGCCAGTTCGAGACTGTGAGAGCCGCGCGGGCAATCATCATCTGCGAGCCCACGAGCCTTAACGTCGCGTGCAGAGAAAAAGGCGTCTTCCGGTTCAGACTAATTACGCGAGGAAAAGCAGCGCACTCGAGCCAATGCTGGCTAGGAGAGAATGCGATTCTCAAAATGCACACTTTAATGATCAAACTTTCCGATCTCGCGCAAGTTCCAGCCGGACCGACAGACAAAATGACGATGTGTTTCACAACGATTCGCGGCGGTACGAAGGACAATGTTGTGCCAGACAGGTGTCAAACGGAGATCGATGTACGCTTCCCCGCACCTCTCACTCTGAAAGATATTGAAGCGCTGATAAAAAGTCGTTTAGGGAGTGAAGACTACGAGATTGAAACAATTTATGGTCTTGAACCATTCGAATCCGACAGAGATTCGAGAATTGTAAAAATGCTCACTACATATCTCAAATCGACGATCGTCGACGTTCCGTACGCAACCGAAGCGCCACGATACCAGTCATCCAACCGGTCCATTTACATTTGCGGACCGGGGGCGCCTTCGCTTGCCCACGTACCCGACGAGTACGTCGAGCTATCGGCACTCGTAAGAATGCATACCGCGTTGGTCAAACTTGGGCGAGAATTGTCTGGAAACACCGGTCAGGGGTAAATGCGTGCGACTGTCCTAGGAAACGGGGTCACGTCCCTAATATGCTCAACCCCACATATCCACCTGACAACCCTCTCGATCCCCAATCCAAACCCAGAATGCGGAACACTCCCAAATCGCCGGAGATCAAGATACCATTCATAATTTTCTCTCGGTATCGAAAGCGCGTCTAACCTTTCGATTAACTTATTGATATCAGTCTCCCTTTCGCTGCCGCCGATGATTTCA
This region of Methanomassiliicoccales archaeon genomic DNA includes:
- a CDS encoding NGG1p interacting factor NIF3, translated to MKLEEIYQLAVKVGMDADPRTKEEIEAELKRVEEKFKKMEEKEKKWFDMDSLWNPYADTRILVGDPKMEIKGIMWGIDITPAEILIADRLRERGEKIDLIIGHHPRGKAMANFYDVMHVQEIMLQRLGVPITVAEDILAPRIKEVQRGVHPQNFNQTVDACNLLGIPFMCIHSPTDNLVQKYLQTIMDEKKPERVKDVVDILCEIPEFDFAMRHHAGPEIFVGDKNRRAGKIAVKMTGGTSGPKEMYEQLVQAGVGTVVCMHVPENHIEEAKKYHINLVISGHMASDSLGMNLLADKLEERGLSIKPFSGYIRVKRN
- a CDS encoding AAA family ATPase — protein: MTAFVQQERRSKIFKDISKLSFDYVPDKLIHRESQMQKLWMLFRPVLEKGIAQSALLIGSVGTGKTAASKRFCLDFAKVAQESGRAVDFIVVNCRQRNTEASVVLRLVSHFDEGYPDRGMSLSEMLASLKKHLEKRKLHFIVVLDEVDVLLRRGAGDLIYQLSRFDEEKVGGRASLSLILISQKYVLDLLDLSSISTFRRANVITFGKYTRDELKDITSDRVALAFYPGSVREDAIDLIADIAADWGDARFAIELLERSGMIAEEEGSTVVSPEHVRAAKAFTYSIVTESKIEELDRQKKIVLLGICRALKDQAYVTTGEAERAYCIAAEEYGEKPRGHTQFWSYLQDLSNEGIIETKVSTDASGGRTTFISLPDIPAKVLRQKLEEILRS
- a CDS encoding M42 family metallopeptidase, with the translated sequence MLEELTELLKTPGVSGFEFPIREMIRKKVDPLAKTRVDEIGNLYATIGNGDRHLLLVAHMDELGMVVSKIEESGFLRFRKIGGIDDRSLLGRTVTIYTAKGEMKGVIGMLPPHLMKDPSAEMKEVPAAEEMIIDIGCTSKKEAEEIGISVMDPIVFEKNITKLGERIVSARSLDNRSGCLALIELLRRLHKKRIDLRVTFVWSVQEEIGLRGVRVAALKEMPDYVIAVDTCSATDFPGTPEYLDKISLGGGPVVRYIDNKSIASPAFVNLIRRIAASNGLPLQLGISGGSTDGAAAQEFGSMMVPLCIPVRYTHSTVECIHLDDLKNLILLLEKTIDDLEKKEKGVIS
- a CDS encoding M20/M25/M40 family metallo-hydrolase; translated protein: MKNEILAMLLDLLAIRSDMHADKSIIVNYVKKMLEEIGFAVTIVGDQSYPALVASKGRGGVAFSGHLDTVPIGDGWTRKQGEIDGDRVYGRGTTDMKGAIASMLFAARDLAEEDVPCTLLLTTDEEERMLGALKLSQFETVRAARAIIICEPTSLNVACREKGVFRFRLITRGKAAHSSQCWLGENAILKMHTLMIKLSDLAQVPAGPTDKMTMCFTTIRGGTKDNVVPDRCQTEIDVRFPAPLTLKDIEALIKSRLGSEDYEIETIYGLEPFESDRDSRIVKMLTTYLKSTIVDVPYATEAPRYQSSNRSIYICGPGAPSLAHVPDEYVELSALVRMHTALVKLGRELSGNTGQG